Below is a genomic region from Sphingopyxis terrae subsp. terrae NBRC 15098.
TATGCCTATATTGCGGCCGAACTCGGCAAATCGCCGCTGGCATCCGAATCGCTCAACTGTTCGGCGCCCGACACCGGCAATATGGAGGTGCTGGAAATGGTCGGCACGCCCGAACAGAAGGACCGCTGGCTGAAGCCGCTCCTTAATGGCGAAATCCGCTCCGCCTATGTGATGACCGAACCCGGCGTTGCCTCGTCGGACGCGAGCAATCTGGAAACCAGCGCGACGCTCGAGGGCGACGAATGGGTCATCAACGGCGAGAAATATTTCATCAGCGGCGCCGGCGATCCGCGCTGCAAGATCCTGATCTGTATGGTCAAGACCAACCCGGAGGCGCCGCGAAAGGCGCAGCATTCGCAAATCCTGGTGCCGATGGACACGCCGGGGGTGCAGGTGCTCGGGCCGATGCGGGTGTTCGGGGCCGACCATGCGCCGCAGGGGCATATGCATATGCGGTTCGAAAATGTCCGCGTGCCGCGCGACAACATCCTGCTCGGCGAGGGGCGCGGGTTCGAGATTTCGCAGATGCGCCTCGGGCCGGGCCGCATTCACCACTGCATGCGCACCATCGGCAAGGCCGAGGTTGCACTCGACCTGATGGTCAAGCGCGGCAATTCGCGGACCGCCTTCGGCCGGCCGCTGTCGCAGCTCGGGAAGAATCTGGAAGTCATCGCGCGGGCGCGCTGCGATATCGAGGCGATGCGCCTGATCGTGCTCAAGGCCGCGAAGGCGATGGACCTGCTCGGCAATCGTGAAGCGCGCGTGTGGGTGAGCATGGCGAAGGCGATGATCCCCGAGCGCGTGTGCCAGATTATCGATCAGGCGATCCAGATCCACGGCGCGACCGGCATCTCGCACTGGACGCCGCTCGCCGAGCTTTATGCCGACGTGCGCCATCTGCGCTTCGCCGACGGCCCCGACGAGGTTCACTATATGGTCGTGGGCCGCGACGAACTCGCGCGCCACTAAGTCGCCGAAGGGCGGGGTGGGCGGCGCCGGAGCGCCGCTCGCCCCGCACCCGCCGACGTTCGCTTTCCGCGCCGCGACCGATCAGCTTTCGAGATAGCGCGCCCAGATGCGCTTGCCCAAGCGGTCGTAGCGCGTCATCGCGGCAATCAGCGCCGCGAGCGCATCGCTTGGACAAAGCCTTTCGGGTAGCAGCGGATCGCGCATGATGGCGCGGATGGCCTGCCGCCCCAGGAGCAGCGTTTCGGCCGCCGCCGCGGGCAGCCGGCTTTCATCGATGCTCGCCGCGCTCTCGTCGAGGCGGGCGGCGAGCCGCTGGTGCGACGCGCGCAGGGCATCACTCTGCCACAAGGTCCGGAACCGGGCGTCGCGGGCGGCGTCCAGCCCGCTCGCTTCGACGACGAACAGCGATGGCGCGGCATCGAGTTCGATCAAATCCTGCCGCATCCCCGCGGCCCCACGCTCCAGATTGTCGGGGCGCACCCAGATATTGGCGTCGGCGTCGGCAAATCCCTCAAGATGAAGCGCGCGCAGAGTCCGGCGCCAAGTGGTGCGGTCGGCGCGCTCCTGCGGCCCCGCGACCGCGACGAGCCAGCGTCCCTCCCAGGGCTGCCGCCGCTCAAGCCGGGAGCGCCAGCCGAGGATCCGCTGCTTCAACACCTCTGCATTCGCGCCGATCGTATAGCGACCGCGCGCGATTGCCTGAACCCGGCCTTCCGACTTGAGGCGCGTCAACGCCGTCCGGATGCCCGGCGCCTCGATCCCGAAGGCCGCGCCGGCGCGCACCAGTTCGGCGACGGTGAACGCCGGCGGAGCGCCAGTGTCGAGCAGATCGAGAATGAGCATCCGCGCGCTCATCCCTCCGGCATCGGCCGAGTTTACTATATTGCGTTCTGTGTCCATATCCGGCAATATATGCAACAAATAAGATGGGAGAGGAAGATGCTGCCCCTTGACGGCGTGACCGTAATCGATCTTACCAGCGTTGTCGCGGGGCCACTGGCGACGCAGATCATGGCGCAGCAGGGCGCCCGGGTATGGAAGGTTGAGCCGCCCGAAGGCGACCGCGCGCGTTTGCTCGGTGCGGTTGCGGCGCCGGGGTTCAGCTCGGCGCATGTCGCGCTCAACGCCGACAAGCAATCGGTCGCGATCGACCTTGCGCGTGCCGATGGGCAGGCGCTGCTGCGCCGCATGGTGCCACAGGCCGACCTCCTCATCCACAATTTCCGGCCCGGGGTGATGGAGCGGCTGGGGCTTGGCACCGACGTGCTACATGCGCTGCGCCCCGATCTCGTCATCGCGCGGATCAGCGGCTTCGGTCAGGACGGGCCGATGGCGGGCGGGCGCGCCTATGATCCGATCGTGCAGGCCGAATCGGGGATGGTCAGCTGGACCGCCGAAGGGCCGCTGCTCGCTCCGCAATGGATTTGCGACAAGACCGCGGGGCTTTACGCGGCGCAGGCGGCGACCGCCGCGCTCGTCGCACGGGCGCGCAGCGGAAAGGGGGCGGTCGTCGATATTTCGATGCTGGAGGCGGCTGTCGCTTATGGCTGGATCGACCTCCACGGGGCGCAGGCCTTTCCCGATGCCACCTCGCGCATGCCTGACATCGCCGCCGTCTATCGCCCTTGGGCGACCGGCGACGGCTGGATCGTCGTTGTCATGCTGTCGCAATCTGAATTCGAAGGCTGGGCGCGCGCGATCGGCGCGCCCGACCTGCTCGCCGATCCGCGCTTTGCCGACATGACGACGCGATTCCTCAACTGGGACGATCTGCGCGCGATTTCGGCGCCCCGCATTGCCGCGTTGACCACGCGCGAGGCTGTGGCCCGGCTGGCCGACGCGGGCGTGCCGTGCGGCGTCGCCAACCGGTCGGCGGCGCTGCCCGGCCACGCCCAGATCGTCCATGACGGCTTCGTCGCGCTGACCGACCACCCGCAGGCCGGTGCGGTGCGCCGGACCCGGCCCGTGGCGCGCTTCGACGGCGCGCGGCCGGGGTTCGAGACGCATGCGCCGCGCGTCGGTGAACATAGCCGGACGGTGCTCGCCGCGGCCGGCCTGACCGCCGAAGAGATCGAAGCCGCCATCGCAAACGGTGCCGCCTGCTGCCCTGAGGAGACCCTATGGCAACCTATCAGACCTTGACCTATGCCGCCGAAAATCGGGTGGCGACGATCACGCTCAACCGTCCCGAACATTTCAACGCGATCGCGCACGGCATGCCGCGTGAGATCCGCGCCGCGGTAGAACGGGCGGAGGCCGATGCGGACGTCCATGTCATCGTCGTACGCGGCGCGGGGCCGGGTTTTTGCGGCGGATACGATCTTAAACATTATGCCGAGCGCAAGGGCGAGATCAGCGGGTCGCAGGATATGCCGTGGGATCCGACGCTCGATTTCCAGATGATGTGGCGCAATACGCAGGACTTCATGGCACTGTGGCGCGCGACCAAGCCCACAATCGCGCGCGTTCATGGCGCCGCGGTTGCCGGCGGGTCCGACATCGCGCTGTGCTGCGACTTTCTGATCATGGCCGACGATGCGCGCATCGGTTATCCCCCTGCGCGCGTCTGGGGCGTGCCGACCCCGGCGATGTGGGTCTATCGTCTGGGGCCGCAGATGGCGAAGCGCATGATGATGACGGGCGACCTGATCGACGGGCGCGAAGCCGAACGGATCGGGCTGGCGCTCGAAGCGGTGCCCGAGGCCGAACTCGACGATGCTGTCGAGCGGCTGGTCGGGCGGCTGCGCGGGGTGCCGCGCAACCAATTGATGATGACCAAGACGGTGGTCAATCAGGCCTATGACAATATGGGCCTCAACAATACCCAGATGTTCGCGACGCTGTTCGACGGGGTATCGCGCCATTCGCCTGAAGGCATATGGTTCCGCGACCGGGCGCAGGAGGTCGGCTTCAAGCAGGCGGTGGCCGAACGCGACAGCGGCGATCCGATCGCGAGCCAGGTGTCGAAGCGCCTGCCCGCCGACGATTGAGGAGACGAAGCATGACCGCACTCCAGCCGATCGACCGGCTCGACACGCATGATGTGTTCAACCAGGCGCCGCCGTTCGAGAATATGAACCTGTTTACCGGCGACCGGGCGCTGGTCGATGCGGTGAACAGCGCAGGCGCGGGCGCGCATGGCGCCCGGCTCGCCGCGCTCGGGCAGCGCTGTGGTTCGGCCGAGGTGATCGAATGGGGCGTCGAGGCGAACCGCCAGACTCCCGTGCTCGAAACCTATGACCGCTATGGTCACCGCGTCGACGAGGTGCGCTTTCACCCCGCCTATCACGACCTGATGCGGCTCGGGCTCGATAGCGGCTTTGCGGCATCGGCTTGGGACGGCAGCGCACGCGGCCATACGCTCCACGCGGCGATCCTCTTCCTGACCGGGCAGGCCGATTCGGGCACAAGCTGTCCGATGACCATGACCTATGCCGCCGTGCCGGCGCTGCGAGCCGAGCAGGCGGTCGCCGACGTCTGGGTGCCGCGCATCGCGGCGGGCCGTTACGATCCCTCCGTCCGCCCGGCTGCGGACAAGGCCGGGGTGACGATCGGCATGGCGATGACCGAAAAGCAGGGCGGCAGCGACGTACGCGCCAACACGACGCGCGCCGAACCGACCGGCGAAGCGGGCTGGTACAGCCTGACGGGGCATAAATGGTTCTGTTCGGCGCCGATGTGCGACGCCTTCCAGACGCTGGCCTATGCGCCAAGCGGACTGACCTGTTTCCTTGTCCCGCGCTGGCTGCCCGACGGCACCCGCAATGCGGGGTTCCGCGTTATGCGCCTGAAGGACAAGATGGGCGACCGGTCGAACGCCTCGTCCGAAATCGAATATCATGGTGCGCTGGCCCAGAGGCTGGGCGCCGAAGGGCGCGGCGTCGCTACGATCATCCAGATGGTCCAGCATACGCGCCTAGACTGCGTGATCGGTTCGGCGCAGCAGATGCGCGGCGCGCTTGCCCAGGCGCTGTGGCACACGGCCCATCGGTCGGCTTTTCAGAAACGGCTGATCGACCAGCCCGCAATGGCGGCGGTGCTCGCCGACCTTGCCGTCGAAAGCGAGGCGGCGACGGCGCTCGGCTTCCGGCTGGCGCAGGCGTTCGACGAAGAGGATGCGCTGACGCGGCTGCTGACGCCGATTGCCAAATATTGGGTATGCAAACGCGCGCCGGGGCTGGTTTACGAAGCGATGGAAGCGCATGGCGGCGCCGGCTATGTCGAGGCGGGGCCGATGCCGCGGCTGTTCCGCCAATCGCCGCTCAACGCGATTTGGGAAGGATCGGGCAATGTCATTGCGCTCGACGTGCTGCGCGCCATCGCGCGCGAACCAGAAGGGGTGGCGGCGCTTCAGGATTTTCTGGCGGCGCAGCGCGGACGCGACGCCCTTTATGATCGCTGGGTCGAGGACATCGACCTAACGCGCGCCGACGAAAGCAGCGCGCGGTTGCTCGTCGAGCGGCTGGCGCTTGCGGCGCAGGCCGCGATCCTGATCGGACAGGATAGTCCGATTGCCGAGGCCTTCTGCCGCCTTCGCCTGAGCCCACGTGGCAGCGCCCATGGCGCGTTCGATGCAGCCGTCGATGCGCGCGCGATCGTCGACCGTGCGATGCCCGCGGCATGAGCGTGCGGATCACCAACGACGGCGCGGTGCGCACCGTCACCATCGACCGCCCGGACTGCCGCAACGCGGTCGACCCGGCCACCGCCGACCTGTTGCGGCAGGCGTTCGCCGACTTCGACGCCGACGACAGCGCCGCGGTCGCGGTGCTGACCGGCGCGTCGGGCCATTTTTGCGCAGGCTTCGATTTGAAGGCGGTGGGCGCGGGCAACGAGCGATACCAACCCGAAGGCGTCGGGCCGATGGGGCCGTCGCGCATGTTGCTTTCCAAGCCGGTGATCGCGGCGGTCGAAGGCTATGCGGTTGCGGGCGGCCTTGAACTCGCGCTGTGGTGCGATCTGCGCGTGGCGTCCGCCAGCGCGATGTTCGGTGTCTTCTGCCGCCGGTGGGGCGTGCCGCTGATCGATGGCGGGACGGTTCGCCTGCCGCGCATCGTGGGACAGGGGCGCGCGCTCGACATGATCCTGACCGGGCGCCCGGTCGATGCGGCCGAAGCGCTCGCAATCGGGCTTGCCAACCGGGTCGTGGCGGACGGGCAGGCGCTGGCAGCCGCGCAGGCGCTCGCCGCCGAGATCGCGCATTTTCCGGCGCTGTGCATGCGTACCGACCGCATGTCGGCCTATCGCCAATGGGATTTCGACCTTGCCGACGCGCTCCGGTTCGAAGGGCGCGAAGGCGCCGCGCCGTTGCGCGCCGAAGCCCGGAAGGGGGCGGCGCGCTTTGTCGACGGGGCAGGGCGGAGCGGACGCTTCGACTGATCGCGTGACGGTCCGCCGCGCCTGCTATTTCCGGCATCCACAAAGCGACCGCACCGGTATAGATTGCCGCCGACGGCTATTCCGGCGCGGGAGGGTGAGCGATGCGGTTTCGGGTCTTTGCAGGTGCGGCGTTGAGCGCTGCCGTGATTCTGGCGGTGCCGGCGGCAGGCAAGGCGCCGCGCAAGGGCAAGGCGGTGGCCGACTGCCCCGCCGACCCCGCGCTGCCGCCCGATCTGGCCGATTGGGGGCGGATGAGTTCGGCCAAGACCATCTATGCCTATGGCGAGGCGCGCGCCGCCGACTGGCCGTCGCTCGGCGCGGCGCGAACGGGCCTGTTGCTCCATAAGGCCGAAAGCCTGCGCTACTGGATCGCGCCCGAGCGGCGGCAGGATGTGTTCAAATTCGGCGGCATGATCCCGGTCGAGGTGAAACGGGCCGGCCGGCTCGTGATCGCGCTCGACGCGGGCGCCTGGATCGATCTGGTACGCGACGGCAAGGCGCAGCCGGCGGCGGCGCACGGCCATGGCCCCGCCTGCTCGGGCATCCGCAAGATGGTCGAATATGACGTGACGCCGGGCCGCTACCTCGTCCAGATCGTCAATGCACCCGAACAGTCGATCCGCGCGATGGCGGTGCTGCGCGACTGATCGGGCATAGCGGAACCGGCGCGCGCGGTTTCGATCGCGTTTCGCAGATCAGCGTTGCGGCGCAAGACTTTCGAGCAGCGTGCCGCGCGCATCGCTTGGCAGCGGCTTGACGCCGATCAGGCGCATCAGAAGCGGATAGACTTCGATATTGTCGACCAGCCCCACGTCGCCGCGCAGGCCGCTGCCATAGGCGATGAACAGGGCGCGCATGTCGGGGTCGTCATTGTCATAACCATGCGCTCCGCCCATCACCGGGTAGGCCGGCTTGCCCGCGACGATCGTCCAGCCGTTCTCCGCGATGCAGATGATCGCCGCGACGCGCGGATTGTGCCCATAGTGAAGGCGTTCCGGCAGAGCCTCGCGGCGGCGGCAGGTCATATGGTCGTGCGGCTTCAGCAGCGCGTCATAGACCCGGTCGTCGGTGCCGGCGGCGGGTTCGATCGCGGCATAGGGGCCGGTCTCCACCGCGATGATGCTCGGCAAATCGATCAGGTCGGCAAGGTCGACGATCCGCGCGTCGCTGATCGCGTGCATGCCATGATCGGCCACGACCAGAAGCCGAACGGGCTGGTCGAGGTCTTTCAGCCTCGACAGCAGGTCGCCGATGCGGGCATCCACCTCGGTCACCGCGGCATTGAGTTCCGCCGAGTCCGGGCCGAAATGATGCCCGGCAGTATCGACGGCGTCGAAATAGAGCGTCACGAAGGCCGGGCGGATCGCGCGCGGGCGGCGCAGCCAGTCGAGGACCGCGTTGACGCGCTGCACATTGCTGATATTTTCATCGTAGCGCAGCCAATCGGCCGGACGCACCTCGTGGATCGCGACCTCGCTGCCCGGCCAGAACATCGTTGCCGTTCGCACCCCGGCCTTTTGCGCCGTCACCCACGCGGGTTCGGCCTCGTCCCACCAGAAGGGGTCGAGCGCCTGCTTCGCATTGCCCAGGCTGAAGCGTTCGGCGGGACGCCGCGGGTCGATCATGTTGTTGCCGACGATGCCGTTGGTGTCGGGGCGTTTGCCGGTGACGATCGCATAATGGTTGGGGAAGGTCTTGGTAGGGAAGGAGGGGCGGAGCGCGCCCCGCGCGCCCTCGGCGGCGAGCTTCGACAAATTGGGTGTGATTCCGCGGTCAAGATAGTCGGCGCGGAAGCCGTCGATCGAAATCAGGATGGTGACGGGCGCGCGCTGTTCGGTGTTCGCTTCGGCGGCATGGGCATAGGGTGACGCCAGCGAGCAAAGTGCGGCGATCAGGATCATCAGGCGAGTCATGGTCATCGCGCTAGGATGGCCGCGTGACAACCGCGCGACAAGCTCATTGCGCTTTGCCGCGCCGGTTCGGCCACATCCATGCTTGCAATCGCGCTCTTGCCATGGTGCACCCGGTTTCATCCGAAACCACGGACGAAATGAAGGGGACGCGTTCATGAACAGGGGTTTGATGGCGGCGCTGCTGGTCGGCGCAGCATGTCTGGCCGTGCCGGCGACCGGGCAGGGCGGCGACGACACCAATCGTATCATCGACGAAGGCTATAATCGCAGCCAGGTGATGCAGACGGCACAGGAAATGACCGACGGTATCGGTCCACGCCTGACCAATTCGCCCGCCATGCGCCGGGCCGAAGCCTGGGCGATCGGAAAGTTCGAAGGCTGGGGCCTGTCCAATGTCCGCCGCGATGGCTTTGAATTCGGCCGCGGATGGGAAATCCTGTCGGTCAGCGCACGTATGGTCGCGCCGCGCCCGCTCGCGCTGACCGCCATTCCGATTGCCTGGACGCCGTCGACCAACGGACCGGTGACCGCCCCGATCATCGTCGCGCCGATGTCGAAGGAAGAACATTTCGCCGAATGGAAGGGCAAGCTCGCCGGCAAGATCGTGCTCGTGTCGCTGCCGGGCGATGGTGACGAGCCCGACAAGCCGGCCTTTCGCCGCCTGAGCAGCGACGACATCGGCAAGCTCGACGAGTTTCGCCAGCCCAAATATGATCCCGATGCGCTCAATCGCCGGCTGGAGCGCGTGACGTTTGCCGAAAAGCTCGATGCCTTTCTGAAGGCCGAAGGCGCGCTGGCGATGGTCCGGCAATCCTATCGCGACGGCAAGCTCGTCCATGGCGAGGGCTATAATTACCGCGTCGGCCATTCGCCGACGCTGCCCGGCATCGAACTCGCCGCAGAGGATTATCGCCGCCTGGCACGGCTCGCGAAAAGCGGGGCGCCGCCGCAGCTCGAGATCGATTCCAACGTCCGTTACGACGACAGCGACACGCGCGCCTATAATATCATCGCCGAAATTCCGGGGACCGACCCCAAGGCCGGCTATGTCATGGCCGGCGCGCATTTCGACAGCTGGGTGGCGGGCGACGGCGCGACCGACAATGGCGCCGGCAGCGCCGTCGTGATGGAGGCCGCGCGCATCATTCGCAAGCTCGGCATCCGGCCCAAGCGCACGATCCGCTTCGTCCTGTGGAGCGCGGAGGAGCAGGGGCTGCTCGGGTCGCTCGCCTATGTCGACAAATATATAGCGGCGCGCCCCGGCCCGACCGAGGGCGAGGACGGCAACGCGCTCTATTATGGCTGGCCGAGCCGGTACCCGATCACGCCAAAGCCCGGTTACGGGGACCTCAAGGCCTATTTCAACATGGACAATGGCTCGGGCAAGCTGCGCGGCATCTATGCCGAGGGCAATGTCGGCGCGGTTCCGATCCTGCAATCCTGGCTCGCACCCTTTGCGAGCATGGGCGCGGGCAAGGTCGTTGCGGGGCCGACGAGCGGCACTGATCATGTCTATATGCAGTCGGTCGGGGTGCCTGGGTTTCAGTTCATCCAGGATCCGCTCGATTATGGATCGCGCACGCACCACAGCAACGCCGATACCTTCGACCATCTGAAAGCCGACGATTTGCGCCAGGCTTCGGTCGTGATGGCGGGGATGCTCGTCACGGCGGCGAACAGCGACAAGACGCTGCCGCGCTTCCCGGTGCCGACGCAGCCGACGCCCTATGATCCGTTCAAATACAAGGACCCCAACGACTGAGCGACGGGTATCCGCCGGGGTCAGGCCATCTTGATCCCGGCGATGCCGTTGTCGACGACGCCCGTCGCGCGTTTCGACAGCGTGCCCAGCGGCACCGTCACCTTGTCGACGACCATGAAGTGCGTCTGCCACGCATCGCGGTTCACATCGCACACGACATAGCCGCGCTGGTCATTGGCGAATTTGAGTTCGGGATTGAGCTTCAGAAACTGGTCGGTGCCGGCGCGCAGATCGCTGCCGTCGCCGCCGCTGCTGATCGAGGTGGCGACGAATTCTGCGCCGACGACCTTGTCCTTAAGCACCAGATCGCCGCAGAAATTCTGATGCTCGTCGCCCGTCAGTACGACGCAGTTCTTGAGACCGGCGAAGCGCGACAGTATGCGTTCGCGCGGCGCCTCATAGCCCGCCCAGCTGTCGAGGTTGACGATCTTTTCGGGCTCGTCGGCCTTGCGCCGCCGGTCGAGCGACATCATCGTCACCTGCTGCGCGATCGCGTTCCACGTCGCGCCGCCTTGCGCCAGGTTTTTCGCCAGCCACTCTTCCTGCGCCTTGCCGAGAATTTGCGCATTCTTTGCAAAGACATCGGGGCAAGCGGGTTTGAACCCGTCGCCGCACGGCTGGTTGTCGCGATACTGGCGGGTGTCGAGCACCTGCATCGCCATCAGGTCGCCATAGCGGAATTCGCGGTTCGCAGCGATGAAGCCGCCGCGCGGCAACAGCGCCTTGCGCACCGGCATATGTTCGTACCACGCCTGGAAGGCGGCTTGCCGGCGCAGCATGAACACTTCGGGCGGCGGAGCGTCGGGATCGTTGCCGTCGAGCCCCATCTTCCAGTCGTCATAGACCGACACCCAGTCGTTGCGGATTTCATGGTCGTCGAAGGTCGAGATAAAGCCGTGCGCCGAACGCGCCGCCTGCATGTCGATGTCGAGCAGCGTCTGGGTATAGGCGGTGCGGAAATCGCTCAGATCCTGAAGCCCGCGGAGCGCATATTTGCGCACCGGCCGGATCGGCAGGCCGCTGTCGTAAAGATAATCCTGCTGATATTCATAGATGAAGTCGCCATAATGGTAGACGAAGTCCAGCTCTTCGCGCGCAAGATGGCGATAGGCGCCATAGAAGCCCGATTCATAATGCTGGCAGCCGCAAACCCCGAACTTGACCTGATCGGTGCGCGCGCCGGTCGCGGGCAGCGTGCGGGCGCGGCCGCGCAGGCTGCGTTCGCCGCCAGCGGTGAAGCGGTAATAATAGGGGCGGCTGGGCTGCAGCCCGGCAACCTCGACATGGACGCTGTGGCCAAGCTCGGGGCGCGCCAGTTCGGTGCCGTTCGCGACGACCTTGCGAAAGCCGCCGTCCTCGGCGACTTCCCATTCGACCGGAACCGGAACCAGCGGCATGCCGCCGTGCGGCGCCATCGGGTCGGGCGCGAGGCGGGTCCAGATGACGAAACCGTCGCTCGCGGGATCGCCGGCGGCGACGCCGAGGCTGAACGGGAAATCGCGAAAGAAACCGGCCTCGGCGCGCAATATCGCCGGGGCGGACAAGCCGGCAAGCGTGGCGGTGGCAAGGAAATTGCGGCGCGAGAACATGGCGGGACTCCGGGGGGAAACGAATCGTGCTCCCCAGATAGACTAGTCATGCGTCACATCAATGATCTTGGCGGTGGGGTCAGAACCAGAAGCGGACCCCAGCGACGAAGCTGGACCGCGACGGATCGTCGTCCACGGCGCGCGCCAACTGCGCAGAACGGCCGATCTTGCCTTCCCAGACATAGCCCAGATAGGGCGCGAATTCGCGGGCGATCTCATAGCGCAGGCGGAGGCCCAGCTCGGCACTCGACAGCCCGGCGCCGATGCCCTGTTCGCGCACGTCCTGAAGCGCGAAGTTCAGTTCCGCCGCCGGTTGCAGGATCAGGCGCTGGGTGATGCGCTGGTCGTAGCTGCCTTCGATGCGGGCGGTGACATCGCCCTTGTCCGACAGGAACAGCGCCGCTTCGACGTCGAACCAATAGGGGGCGAGTCCTTCGACGCCGACAACGGCGTAAGTGGGCGAGGGGCCGGGGCCGACATCCTGACGCAGCCCGGTCTGGAGATCGAAATAGGGGCCGATGGCGCGGCTCCACAATAGCTGCCCCTCGCCGCGGTCGAACGCGCCGCCGAAGGCGCCTTCGCCCTCACTTTTGATGACGAGCTTGTCGATGTCCCCCCCGAAGCGGGCTTCGCCGTCCCAGCTATAGGTGGTTTCGCCGGAGCCGACGCGGACTTCTGCTTGATCGAGCATGATTCTGGAAATGCTGCCGCCGCCATGCTCCGCATAGAGCCGGGCGCGGACGGGTGCCATCGCGTCGGCGCCGAAGATCGCATCGGCGGCATCGACGCGCGGCGCGGGCGGCGGCGGCGCGTTGCCGACGGGCGGCGAGGGAGGCGGGGCTGTCGTGGGCTCGCCGGGGGTGCAGTGCCCCATGGCGGCGTGTTCGGGCGGACAGCCGGGGGACGGGGGCGGCGCAGGCATGGCGCAATGGCCCATCG
It encodes:
- a CDS encoding acyl-CoA dehydrogenase family protein, which encodes MTPIELEAELNDLRMSKEAQPLFDAVKRHIAENVDPITEEFFRLGEGRADRWSWAPGQLELLEGAKAKAKAAGLWNFFLPHGDTGTPLTNLDYAYIAAELGKSPLASESLNCSAPDTGNMEVLEMVGTPEQKDRWLKPLLNGEIRSAYVMTEPGVASSDASNLETSATLEGDEWVINGEKYFISGAGDPRCKILICMVKTNPEAPRKAQHSQILVPMDTPGVQVLGPMRVFGADHAPQGHMHMRFENVRVPRDNILLGEGRGFEISQMRLGPGRIHHCMRTIGKAEVALDLMVKRGNSRTAFGRPLSQLGKNLEVIARARCDIEAMRLIVLKAAKAMDLLGNREARVWVSMAKAMIPERVCQIIDQAIQIHGATGISHWTPLAELYADVRHLRFADGPDEVHYMVVGRDELARH
- a CDS encoding PaaX family transcriptional regulator C-terminal domain-containing protein; protein product: MDTERNIVNSADAGGMSARMLILDLLDTGAPPAFTVAELVRAGAAFGIEAPGIRTALTRLKSEGRVQAIARGRYTIGANAEVLKQRILGWRSRLERRQPWEGRWLVAVAGPQERADRTTWRRTLRALHLEGFADADANIWVRPDNLERGAAGMRQDLIELDAAPSLFVVEASGLDAARDARFRTLWQSDALRASHQRLAARLDESAASIDESRLPAAAAETLLLGRQAIRAIMRDPLLPERLCPSDALAALIAAMTRYDRLGKRIWARYLES
- a CDS encoding CaiB/BaiF CoA transferase family protein, with product MLPLDGVTVIDLTSVVAGPLATQIMAQQGARVWKVEPPEGDRARLLGAVAAPGFSSAHVALNADKQSVAIDLARADGQALLRRMVPQADLLIHNFRPGVMERLGLGTDVLHALRPDLVIARISGFGQDGPMAGGRAYDPIVQAESGMVSWTAEGPLLAPQWICDKTAGLYAAQAATAALVARARSGKGAVVDISMLEAAVAYGWIDLHGAQAFPDATSRMPDIAAVYRPWATGDGWIVVVMLSQSEFEGWARAIGAPDLLADPRFADMTTRFLNWDDLRAISAPRIAALTTREAVARLADAGVPCGVANRSAALPGHAQIVHDGFVALTDHPQAGAVRRTRPVARFDGARPGFETHAPRVGEHSRTVLAAAGLTAEEIEAAIANGAACCPEETLWQPIRP
- a CDS encoding crotonase/enoyl-CoA hydratase family protein, with translation MATYQTLTYAAENRVATITLNRPEHFNAIAHGMPREIRAAVERAEADADVHVIVVRGAGPGFCGGYDLKHYAERKGEISGSQDMPWDPTLDFQMMWRNTQDFMALWRATKPTIARVHGAAVAGGSDIALCCDFLIMADDARIGYPPARVWGVPTPAMWVYRLGPQMAKRMMMTGDLIDGREAERIGLALEAVPEAELDDAVERLVGRLRGVPRNQLMMTKTVVNQAYDNMGLNNTQMFATLFDGVSRHSPEGIWFRDRAQEVGFKQAVAERDSGDPIASQVSKRLPADD
- a CDS encoding acyl-CoA dehydrogenase family protein, with translation MTALQPIDRLDTHDVFNQAPPFENMNLFTGDRALVDAVNSAGAGAHGARLAALGQRCGSAEVIEWGVEANRQTPVLETYDRYGHRVDEVRFHPAYHDLMRLGLDSGFAASAWDGSARGHTLHAAILFLTGQADSGTSCPMTMTYAAVPALRAEQAVADVWVPRIAAGRYDPSVRPAADKAGVTIGMAMTEKQGGSDVRANTTRAEPTGEAGWYSLTGHKWFCSAPMCDAFQTLAYAPSGLTCFLVPRWLPDGTRNAGFRVMRLKDKMGDRSNASSEIEYHGALAQRLGAEGRGVATIIQMVQHTRLDCVIGSAQQMRGALAQALWHTAHRSAFQKRLIDQPAMAAVLADLAVESEAATALGFRLAQAFDEEDALTRLLTPIAKYWVCKRAPGLVYEAMEAHGGAGYVEAGPMPRLFRQSPLNAIWEGSGNVIALDVLRAIAREPEGVAALQDFLAAQRGRDALYDRWVEDIDLTRADESSARLLVERLALAAQAAILIGQDSPIAEAFCRLRLSPRGSAHGAFDAAVDARAIVDRAMPAA
- a CDS encoding crotonase/enoyl-CoA hydratase family protein, which produces MSVRITNDGAVRTVTIDRPDCRNAVDPATADLLRQAFADFDADDSAAVAVLTGASGHFCAGFDLKAVGAGNERYQPEGVGPMGPSRMLLSKPVIAAVEGYAVAGGLELALWCDLRVASASAMFGVFCRRWGVPLIDGGTVRLPRIVGQGRALDMILTGRPVDAAEALAIGLANRVVADGQALAAAQALAAEIAHFPALCMRTDRMSAYRQWDFDLADALRFEGREGAAPLRAEARKGAARFVDGAGRSGRFD
- a CDS encoding alkaline phosphatase family protein; translated protein: MTRLMILIAALCSLASPYAHAAEANTEQRAPVTILISIDGFRADYLDRGITPNLSKLAAEGARGALRPSFPTKTFPNHYAIVTGKRPDTNGIVGNNMIDPRRPAERFSLGNAKQALDPFWWDEAEPAWVTAQKAGVRTATMFWPGSEVAIHEVRPADWLRYDENISNVQRVNAVLDWLRRPRAIRPAFVTLYFDAVDTAGHHFGPDSAELNAAVTEVDARIGDLLSRLKDLDQPVRLLVVADHGMHAISDARIVDLADLIDLPSIIAVETGPYAAIEPAAGTDDRVYDALLKPHDHMTCRRREALPERLHYGHNPRVAAIICIAENGWTIVAGKPAYPVMGGAHGYDNDDPDMRALFIAYGSGLRGDVGLVDNIEVYPLLMRLIGVKPLPSDARGTLLESLAPQR